A portion of the Actomonas aquatica genome contains these proteins:
- a CDS encoding DUF1802 family protein, producing MPAPMFPAFKEWQAVVNALASGHQTLILRKGGIAEGRGGFRPRGEPFWLLPTGFHAQADKLIPAAAPFLPVAETPALATVTLTAWAELHHHTFLDDWESVTRLAPNHLWTETTVRERFDWTQPAGLHLLVLRVHRLETPVDFALTSAQAGCKSWVELPLDPTDLPSRPALDDATFATAIRDLLQP from the coding sequence ATGCCTGCCCCCATGTTCCCCGCCTTCAAGGAGTGGCAGGCCGTCGTCAACGCCCTCGCGAGCGGGCATCAGACCCTCATCCTGCGCAAGGGCGGCATCGCCGAGGGCCGGGGCGGCTTTCGTCCCCGCGGTGAACCGTTTTGGCTCCTCCCCACCGGCTTCCACGCCCAAGCCGATAAACTCATCCCGGCCGCCGCCCCGTTCCTGCCCGTTGCCGAGACACCGGCTCTCGCCACCGTCACCCTCACCGCCTGGGCCGAACTCCACCATCACACCTTTCTCGACGATTGGGAATCCGTCACCCGCCTTGCCCCGAACCACCTCTGGACCGAGACCACCGTGCGGGAACGATTCGACTGGACGCAACCTGCCGGACTCCACCTGCTCGTCCTGCGGGTGCATCGCTTGGAGACCCCGGTGGACTTCGCCCTCACCTCCGCGCAGGCGGGCTGCAAATCTTGGGTCGAGCTCCCGCTCGATCCGACCGACCTCCCCAGCCGACCGGCCCTCGACGATGCGACTTTCGCGACCGCCATCCGTGACCTCCTCCAGCCATGA